CAATTCCCAGCATTAATAACAAATAAGTTTTAAAACTCCAACCGCGCATTTGCTCAACATACCACTTAGGCCTGAAGACATCAGTATTTGGCTGTATTTTCATTATTTTCTCTCCTTACAGATACAATATTTAGTATTTTTAAACATGTTACCTATCATATCATGTGCTTTTACTAAAATACAATTTTTTAAATGGTGGCAATCCAGTCAGGACGAGAACTTGAGCAATTTGATGAAAATAAATCTTATGACTCTGGTAAAATTAGAATAAAAATTTTAAAATTTAATTTGGAAAAAAAGAGGCAATAGGGTATAATATTCTTTGTTGTGGAGAGTTGGCAGAGTGGTAATGCACCGGACTCGAAATCCGGCGAACCAAGTTTTTCCTTGGCGCGCAGGTTCAAATCCTGTACTCTCCTTTTTTATGTATTTTAACGTTTTATAGTGTTTGAAAATCCCGATTTAAAGGGATTTTCGTTTTTTAACGGTTGTATGAAAAGTTTTTTATTCTGTGCTTTTTCTGTGGAATTTTAAACGATTATCGCTTTTTTACAACAGTGGTGATTGCTTTTTATATATCTAACACACAAAAATACCACTCGAATTAACGGGTGGTGTTTGTAGTTCGGTGTCTAACTCCTAGAACCTTCCGAACTTGATCTATTAAATTATAACACGAAAAAAGTCCTTGAAATTAATCAAGGACTTAGCCCGTCTGCGCTAATTACTTCCACAGCCTACCGCCAATGTAAACACTAAGCTGCTAACTTAGATTAGGTACCTTATGCGCCTTTCTCTAGCAAATATTGTAACACACTATTATTTATATTCGAAAAGTTGTATTTTTATTTGAAACTCGTTTGAAAATAGTTGATAAACACTGCTATGACAACAATATCTCTTTTGAATCTCTTTCGATTTATGTATCACATTTAACCAAAAAACAATTTTAAAAATGTTTTTTGGTATATAATTACTACTGAATACGCTAGTGAGGACATGTCAATGGATTATGGTGGAATTAAAAATAAAGAAGAAAAAATTGATTGGTGTAAGACAATATTATCAAATATTCCAAGATTTGGTAATCTATCGGCTATAATTTCATTTATTGGACCAATAATTGCACAACATCCTAATATTATTGATTTAAACTCCTATATTTCCCAAATAATTTTGGCAATTTCTACATTTGTTGCATTTATTTCAGGGATATTAGTTGGTTTGCGTTTCTGTTTTCCTGTTATTATGCATTATTTAAAATTTGGAAAAATTGATTTTTTTCTAAAAAGTATAAAGACATTGAATAATATATTTTCAATACTTTTTTTGCTTTTTACTTTTTTTCTAGATTGGTTTATCATATCTGCTTATTCTAAAGATTTAACACTAAATATAATTATTACTTTTATGATATTTTTGCTATCAATTGGTAATGGATATTTATTAGCAAACACTTTATATATCACACATTGCAAAAAAATTGACAGCTAATATTTAATAAAACTAATAAAACAAAAAAGACCGACTGTAGAGCTTAATTGCTCTATGGTCGGCCTTTTCGTATTGGTCCCCGTAGAGATACCAACGCTTGCTATTCAATTATAAAATAATATTTACTTTTTTACCATTGATCCACTTATCTTTACCAGCACCAATTAGTAAATAATTCTTTTCCATGCGCAGCACTTTGTATCGGTCGCCTTTCTTGAATTTTCTACCTGTCTTTGGCCCACCAGGTAAAGCGTGACCAACTGCAGGTCCAGTAACCTGACAGACAGCGTGCATGTTTGGATTAGTGAACAGTGGATTCTTTTTCGTAATCACTGTGCGCCAATCAACCCAACCTGTCTTGCCTTTATATGTAACTTGGTAGAAACCTTTGTCGCTCTCAGCTTGCATAATCACAGTCTTGCCATAAGGCACCATAATCAACTTCTTGTCGTTATTCGGCTCTGCCCACAAAGTTGCATCTGACTTTTTTGTGACGCAGACAGCGCCCATGTCAGTTGTCTTAACCAACGGATGCCAAGTCATTTCAATATCCCCTTTCGTTTCGTTCTTTGCATGATTATCCCAGTCAATATCTTGACCATTATAGTAATCTAAATCTAAGTCACCTGGCCAACCTGTCAATCTTCCAGCTGGCGTGTATTGCACAATAGCCAGTCTACTATTACTCCAACTATTTAGCCGGCCATAAATTGGTCGTGGCTTATAGCCTGGATGTGCAGTCATTGAGTTATACTGTGCAACCCATAAATAATATTTACCGCTAATTGAACGCCAGTTATAACTATTTTCATCACTCAAACTCATGTAGATTAATGGCTTTGTTCCAGTTTTCTTGTAAACATAGTCCAAGAAATTCTTGGCCCATGTTACCCCACCAACTGGCACTGCTGCGCCTTCATAGTCCAAAGCCAAAATAGCGTTCTTTAGATATGGCTTAGCAATCCGCAAAAAGAAATTGGCTTCTGCAACGTAATTGCCAGCATTTGCAAAGTGATATAAGCCAATCTTCTTACCTGCCTTTTGCGCTGTTTTCAGCTGCGAATTCATAGCAGGATTGATGTAACCTGTTCCTTGTGTTGCTTTTACCAGTATAAAGTCGCCGGCTATCTTAGTATTATCGATCCCGGCTTGATAGCTAGATTCGTCAACACCATTCTTTACTTTAGGCATTCTGATCAGCTCCAGAGTTTACATCATCCTTGATAACTGGTTTTTCAGTTTGGTCCTTAACATCGTCTTCATTATAATCATCAGCTGTTGCAGGCGTTTCTGCATCAGTCTTATCTGGCTTGTCAGCATTCATCTTAGCAACTTCCTTTTCTGCAAAAGCTCTAATCGCTGCTTCAATGGTAGGGTCAATCTTGACACCACGCGCAGCAAGTACACGCGTTACTTCGCTGATAACAGCATTCATCTTAGCTTTGCCTTCACCTTGAGTTGTTTCTGCTTCATGGACAAATGCGGCTGCTAAGTCGGGAATTTGTGCAATCCATTTATTTTTAATCGTATGATGCTCGCCATAAACCTTAACACTAACATAAGCTACGATTGCAACAACTACTAATCCTGCATAACCCCAATCCAAATAATCTTTAATGCTCATAATTATTCACCCTCCAAAATATTTGCTTTAATGCAACCGTCAGCATTGATGGCCGCTACTTCTTTTTCATTCTTATCAACAAAAACAAGTCCATTTTGACCGAACAGCATGTTTGTATCGTCTCTAGCTCTCACTTTTAATTTGCTCCTTTAAAATAACTGGCATTGCCAATGCCTGCTTGTATAATTTTGTTCCTGTACCATTGCCGTGTAGAGCGTGGTAACTTTCATAAATATGTTTTAGGCGAGTGAACTGTTGCTCTGTACCACCTTTTTGCACATAAATTATGCGGTAGCACAGTTCGTCAAGTTCAGTATGTAAAATTTCTTGCATACCTTGTCCAACAATATCCAATTTAGTTTGAATACTAGACAGTGTTTTATCTAAGTCGGGTATTTCACTAACTAATTTTTTATTGGTTTCTGCACGCTTTTTGTGTCCAGTCCATAAACCAACCACGAACTGAATAATGCCTAAGCGCCAAATCCATTCAAATAATAAATTCCAGTCCAAACAAAAACACCTACTTTTCTACAGTAGATGTTTCTGAGTAATCGTTACCCGTAATTGCTTTATAATCGTCAGCTGTAATACTACCCCAACTAACAAATTCTGCTATTTGATTGATATTATAAATACCCAAAGCAAGCATTTGCTTACAAAAATCAATGAATGCTTCCATTATTGTGCGCCTCCATTATCTGTAGGCTTATTTGCCATGCCCTTAGCCACCATGATGCCTAGCTCGCCCATTTGCTTTTGGCTAGCTGACAATTGACTTTGCAGCGCAGAATTGCTTTTCTTTAGTGCATCATTTTCTTGCTGTAATTGAGCAATCTGCGCCCCCTGTGACTCTGGATCCATTTCAACCCACTTGCCAAGTGAGCGGTTAAACTTTGGATTTTTAAGACTAGGGTCTGGTGCTTCTGCAATTAATGGATATGGCACACCTTTGTCAAATTCGCCAACAATACCTACAAGTAAACATGGATATTGTTCGTTTGATAAATAATAAGCTGTTTGTTGCACAGCTGGTTTTATTGTTTCTTCTGTCATAATAAAATTTCCTTTCATAAAAAAAGCAACTCACACGAGTTGCTTAAGATATTATTGTTCCTCCACCAAAATCATCGTATTTAAACCACATAGGGGTAGATATTTTTTTTGTCAGTAGTTTGCAACAAAATGTAAGTTATACCAGCACAATTATCAAAGCAAAAAACTTGAACATTTAAGATGCTTGTTCCAGCTATACTTCCAAAGTATCCATTATTGATAAAGCTTCCATCGGCTTGGCGAGAATAGTAATCAATGTTTTTTCCTACATGATTTAAATTATAAATTTGTGGAAATTTCAATGTATAAGCTTTATCTTTACTCCCTAGATACAGTGGCATAAACTCACCGCCAATCTAGTATAAAGTCTATATAGTAGGGCTTTTACCCCCCATTTATGAAAACGATGTCATCCTTACTTTGCCAGCAAACATGTTGCGCTGTTCTATCTACAGTGTAGAAATATAATGTACCATTTAATTTGATTGAACCTGCTATGAATAGCGCACCATCATCAGGTACCCAGCCGTTATTACTAGACTTGATTCCTGTTGCAGCTACAGGTTCCTTTGCAGGAAACGTTCTAACATTTACACTAAATTGCTTGCCGATATAATTTTTTTCAAATTTTTTATCTTTATTTCCCAAATATAGCGACATTTACATCGTCTCCTTAATCTGGCGTGTGATAGATAGTGTGACTATCTAGGCCTTTGCCAGCTATTAGTGCATCGACATCAGCTTGACTCATATCAACAAACTTCCAACCTGCTGTTTTTATTTCATCAATTTCTCCCTGTACGTTACTGATGCTTTGCTTATTAGCTGTAGCTTGAGAGTTAGCCGAATCAGCTGCTGCTTGAGCTTTATTGGCTGAACTTGCAGCATTATCAGCTGTTGACTGGGCTTTTTTAATGTTTTTATCGTTGATTGATGCTTGATCGTAGGCATAAGTTTCAGCATCCGATTTAGCTGTAGCAATATTTTTGTCCACAGTTGCCTTGTCATAATAGTTGCTCATATCAGGTTTAGGGATTTTGCCCATCTGCGTGTCAGTATAATTTTTGCTGTCATCAACGTGTGGTAACCATGTCATATCTGGTGGTGTACCTATATCTTGCCAGATAGACAATTTTGCCATTTTGACTTTGGTAGCCGTTCCGCTAATATGCGCTGTAACTGATGTGACATTAGCGTTCGTAATTGTTGAAACTATAGTAGACCAACCTTTTTGACCACTTGCAATATCATTACCTTTAACAACATATAAAGCAGAATCGCCATTGTAAGCCCATAAGCTAATACAATCTGAATCACTATTACTAGTGTTATCAATCCAAACTTTAGCTGTTACTTTACCTCCGCTAATAATTGGAACCTTAGTATTGCTTAATAATCCATTACCGCCAATATCCTGTAGCTCATCGTTTGTACCTTCAAGCAGGTTCGGTGCAAATAAAGGTACTTGAACATTGCCATCACCATCTGGCTTTTTACCATTAAGTGATTTAACAAATGACGTGAAATCAATTTTATTAAAGTCAGCTTTAAGGCTATCTACCTTTTTCTGTACAGCATCAGCCTTTGCATTTAGGTCAGGCATAGTTGTATTGACTAAAGTTTTAATTTGTTGATTAATTGCACTTAATTGGCTTGTTAAGTCAGCTTTTAAGTTAGCTTCAAATGCAGTGAAATCAGTTTGGAACTGATTTTTCTGATTAGCAAAATCGGTTTTAGCTTGCTGGTTAGTTGCATTAACTGTAGCCTGCATGGAACTATCAAGTTTATCAATTTCAGCTTGCCAATTACTATCTAAAGCTTTATATTTTGCATCATATTGCGAAAGCTGGTTCTGATAGGCGGTTATCTTTTGATTGAAAGTATTAACTAGCTGATTTAGCTTGTTGGTGTTACTAGTGATACTGCTATTAATCGTATTATTTTCATCACTGACAAACTTGGCTAATTCTTGTTGTGCCTTATCCAAGCTAGCCTGCATATGTGTCAGCATGTCCGCTGCACTCGACCAATAGTTGTCATTAGACACGTTTAAATCTGCTTGTTTAATAACTTCGATATGAAAATTATTGGTAGTATCAATTAACCCGTTATTTGATTCAATTTCAAACCACGCTTCACCTGTTTCTTGATAAACTTCAGGTCGCAATTTATAGCTGATTTCACCATAGGTTGGGTCAACTACTTGAACGTTACTATCATCAACCATACGATTACCGTTTTTATTTTCAGCAAAAGCAAGTTTAAAATTGATCAGATCATAAGCATTGCCATTGGCATCAATAATTTTAGCTAGAATAACTAAGCCTTTTTCTGATTGACGAATGACTACATCATCATTTATATCAGAATTATTTTTGTCCGTGTTTAGTGTTAGTTTCGGAATGCTCATGCGATTCTTGCATCTCCTTCTTTAGTTGCGCATTTTCGGCTTGTAATTTTGCATTTTGGATTGTTAAGTCACCGATGGTTACTCCTAATATTGCTATTGCTTGATTTTGATTATTCATTTTTATCTCCTTACAAGAAATCCCAATTTGACTTGTTTCCTTTCCAATGGCGACCAACCCAGCTTTGAATAGAATTATCACCAATTCCTTCTTTTTGCTCCAAGACAGTACTACCTGTGTAGATGTTAGTGATTTCGTTGCCTGAAATCATAAAATGGCCAATCACCCCTTTTGCTGCATTAATTTGAGGAGTCATAATTTGGTCTTCAGCTCTAATCAAAGTATCTACTTCATTATTTCGCGCTACATATATTTCCCCTGGGCAAATAGCTACTCCATCTGTTCCATTAGAAACAACAATTCCATCAGTTATACCTTGACCTTGAAAAACAAGTGGTAAATTATCTTGTAATCCACCAACAGTTGTTGTTACGCCATTGCTATTAGCTTCCAAAGCACCATTTATCTTAATAGCATTTATAGTTATACCGTTAATTGATTCAGCCAGTAATTTACCTTGATCATCAAATCCAGCTACTAAACTACCGGACGGATCAAAATAACCAATGCCTATTGAATTAAATGAAAGTGTTGAGCCATCTTCGTTTCTAGCACACATCTTTACTGGGTGATCATAAGTTTGCTTACCATTAATATCCACAAATCGTAATTCAGCTGAACCGCCACTTTTTATTACATCGCCAATTTCTTTCTGAGCCTGATCATAAGCTTTAGCCGCTTCTTCAAATGTCTTACTAGGCAAACTAATACCTAGGTCTTTTTCAATTTGCTTAATGGCTGCTTCTTTATCAGCACCTTCTTCATTAAGCATTTTATGGATTCTGCTAGTCATACTAGCTGTAATTTTTTGCCTATTGCTTACCTGTCCAACTTGGCCCTCGGTATTGTCATTAGCTGATTGCAGTAATTCATGTGTATAGTTGATAGGTAAACTGCCGATTGTAATGCTTTGGTATTCGTGTGCTTGACAATCAAAAACCGTTGAAGTAACTTCAGCGGTTTCTTGTATTCCTAAATCATCAAACTCAACACCAACTTCATCATAGAGGTTAATCTCATCAATCTGATTAATCTGCTCGTAACTAAGTGTCAGTGAAACAGCAGGTTGACCAATGCGATATTCTTCCATGTAAGATTCGGCTAAATCTCGCAACTGCTGAATATCATCATCAGTAGGTGCCCCAGTGTCATTGTCGTTATCTGGTGTCCAATATTGACTGGCATCCCAGAATTGAATTCTTGGACTTTCCATGCCTAAGCAGTTATCAGCAATGATAACCTTATCTGGCAACATAACGATAATTTCTTGCTGTGGCTGTTCTTCATCATCATCAGAATCATCTTCATCTGTATTAGTTGGTTCAACATCATCATCTGCTTTATAGCTTAAATGACTACTTAAGACCCAACCGGTATGACCGTTATAACTGACCTGCGTCCAATTCTCACCGTTAGCGTCTGCCGTACCAATTACTGATACCGATACACCTGCAGGAATTGAATCATTTAATGCTGAACTGCTACTCGGTTTATCGTGCAATTCAATATGACCATCTGTTGTTGCCTCGTGATTGACATAATCCTTCGGCGGTTTTGGCTTAACCGCCTTTTTAGCGTGCCAATCACAGTTGCTCGATGATACCCATTCACTGCTTCCAATATGGTAATAGGTCGTTCCAGCATCAACAGCTTGACTTAAAACTTTGTAATAGCCTTCTTTAATCCGCTTGTAATCATCTTTATAAGTAACTTTAGGCGGATGTTTTGAGTTCTTGGCTGGTTTATGCGTAACTGCTACCTTGATTTTTATTTTTTTGCCAGGACTTGAATACCAAATGGCATCTTTCTTAACGTAAACCTTACCTTTTGCAGGTTGGTAAACATGATCGCCTTTTTTACTGAAGCTTAAATGTGGCCCATACAGCCATTTTTGATGACCAATTCGATACCATTTATTACCATTCTCATCAACGGCAATATAATCGTAACTAATTTTTTGACCGTTTTTTAAGGTTTCACCAGTTTTCTTATGATCTGGACCTTGAAATGGTGACTTGTAAACATGAATCTTTTGGCCATTATCGTCATACGTAACAGTTGCAGTACCTTTAGCAGGATATTTAATCCCTTTACCACTAGAACTGCCAACTGTCGTATGGCCTTGACCTTGTACGTTATTAATAACGTAACTACCTGACTTATCAAATGTAATAAAGCTGGCATCTATCCAGGTTAGGTCGTCTAACATATACCAATCATCATCGTTCATTGGCGCTGGATCAGAATTGCCATCTAACTTTCGCAAGATATTCAGCCGTTGACTATTTTTAACACTACCAGCAACAGTATGTCCTGGATAAGGTGAGTCATAAGTGGTTAAAGTTCCCGCACCTAAATACTGAACGACACCCACACCTTCATATTCTTCACCAGCCTGACTAATATCGTCAGGTATTTTCTTAGGTGGATTAGGCGTGTACTTAGCAAACGGTAAAATGCCAGCATACATTTCAGTCGTATTAATATCCTGGTTAACTGATGTTAAATCACGACCGGCTTTAATTACAATGCCTGTCTTACGGCCTGCATTCCGTAATAATTTGAAATTGTAATTATCAAAAATCCAATTGCCGCGATACAGTGCCTGCATTGATTGTGTGGGTGTATCACCAATTGCATCATCACCTAGTAACAAACTGCTAACTTCGGCATTACTTTCCATTAACCAATTAATATTAGCCGTTTCAGTAATGTCGGTGCTAAAAGTAACACCAGGTATGCTGATCATTGGCGGCACAGCGTCTTGGATTTTTTGAAATGCTTCACTAGCTGTAGCTGACGGCAAAGAAATATCGTTAGCAATGACTCCATTAGTTACATCACTAGCGATTTGACTTCCTTCAATAATTAAATTTTCTTCACTTCTTTGAATATGATTTATTCGAAATAATTGCCTTCTTAGATTAGGTGCTGCATCAGCTAGAATACACATTCCTTCTTCAATCTTGTCGTGTAGAAAGCCATCTTTTTTATAGGTAATATTGATAGTTGAAATTGTATTTTTAGTATTCGTAATTGAAGGCTGGCCAACAATATCACACAACGCACCTAAGCCATTAGTTTTCGTATCATCTGATGCATGCGCAAACAATAAAGGATAACGTAAATAATCCATTAAGCTAATCGCCTCCAATTTGGTCTAAACTCAAATTTATCTGGTGTATCGCCAGCTAAAACTACGGTATTGTCCCCAGGTACTAAAATTGGCGCATCGTTATTAGCAAATTCAACCATAGAACTGCGGTTTTCAGTTTCTGATTTATAGACCTGGCAATTTTCGCCATCTACATAAACTTCTCCATCAACTGAGTTAAAAGTATAAGTTAAACCATTTACCGTTAAAACATAAGTTCCATTACCGACAATATGCCAATCAGGTATTGCCGTCATATTGGTAGTGTTAGAAAAACTTTCATGAACTGGTTGC
The sequence above is a segment of the Lactobacillus sp. ESL0677 genome. Coding sequences within it:
- a CDS encoding phage holin, LLH family, producing the protein MSIKDYLDWGYAGLVVVAIVAYVSVKVYGEHHTIKNKWIAQIPDLAAAFVHEAETTQGEGKAKMNAVISEVTRVLAARGVKIDPTIEAAIRAFAEKEVAKMNADKPDKTDAETPATADDYNEDDVKDQTEKPVIKDDVNSGADQNA
- a CDS encoding phage tail spike protein; protein product: MDYLRYPLLFAHASDDTKTNGLGALCDIVGQPSITNTKNTISTINITYKKDGFLHDKIEEGMCILADAAPNLRRQLFRINHIQRSEENLIIEGSQIASDVTNGVIANDISLPSATASEAFQKIQDAVPPMISIPGVTFSTDITETANINWLMESNAEVSSLLLGDDAIGDTPTQSMQALYRGNWIFDNYNFKLLRNAGRKTGIVIKAGRDLTSVNQDINTTEMYAGILPFAKYTPNPPKKIPDDISQAGEEYEGVGVVQYLGAGTLTTYDSPYPGHTVAGSVKNSQRLNILRKLDGNSDPAPMNDDDWYMLDDLTWIDASFITFDKSGSYVINNVQGQGHTTVGSSSGKGIKYPAKGTATVTYDDNGQKIHVYKSPFQGPDHKKTGETLKNGQKISYDYIAVDENGNKWYRIGHQKWLYGPHLSFSKKGDHVYQPAKGKVYVKKDAIWYSSPGKKIKIKVAVTHKPAKNSKHPPKVTYKDDYKRIKEGYYKVLSQAVDAGTTYYHIGSSEWVSSSNCDWHAKKAVKPKPPKDYVNHEATTDGHIELHDKPSSSSALNDSIPAGVSVSVIGTADANGENWTQVSYNGHTGWVLSSHLSYKADDDVEPTNTDEDDSDDDEEQPQQEIIVMLPDKVIIADNCLGMESPRIQFWDASQYWTPDNDNDTGAPTDDDIQQLRDLAESYMEEYRIGQPAVSLTLSYEQINQIDEINLYDEVGVEFDDLGIQETAEVTSTVFDCQAHEYQSITIGSLPINYTHELLQSANDNTEGQVGQVSNRQKITASMTSRIHKMLNEEGADKEAAIKQIEKDLGISLPSKTFEEAAKAYDQAQKEIGDVIKSGGSAELRFVDINGKQTYDHPVKMCARNEDGSTLSFNSIGIGYFDPSGSLVAGFDDQGKLLAESINGITINAIKINGALEANSNGVTTTVGGLQDNLPLVFQGQGITDGIVVSNGTDGVAICPGEIYVARNNEVDTLIRAEDQIMTPQINAAKGVIGHFMISGNEITNIYTGSTVLEQKEGIGDNSIQSWVGRHWKGNKSNWDFL
- a CDS encoding BppU family phage baseplate upper protein, which produces MSIPKLTLNTDKNNSDINDDVVIRQSEKGLVILAKIIDANGNAYDLINFKLAFAENKNGNRMVDDSNVQVVDPTYGEISYKLRPEVYQETGEAWFEIESNNGLIDTTNNFHIEVIKQADLNVSNDNYWSSAADMLTHMQASLDKAQQELAKFVSDENNTINSSITSNTNKLNQLVNTFNQKITAYQNQLSQYDAKYKALDSNWQAEIDKLDSSMQATVNATNQQAKTDFANQKNQFQTDFTAFEANLKADLTSQLSAINQQIKTLVNTTMPDLNAKADAVQKKVDSLKADFNKIDFTSFVKSLNGKKPDGDGNVQVPLFAPNLLEGTNDELQDIGGNGLLSNTKVPIISGGKVTAKVWIDNTSNSDSDCISLWAYNGDSALYVVKGNDIASGQKGWSTIVSTITNANVTSVTAHISGTATKVKMAKLSIWQDIGTPPDMTWLPHVDDSKNYTDTQMGKIPKPDMSNYYDKATVDKNIATAKSDAETYAYDQASINDKNIKKAQSTADNAASSANKAQAAADSANSQATANKQSISNVQGEIDEIKTAGWKFVDMSQADVDALIAGKGLDSHTIYHTPD
- a CDS encoding XkdX family protein, with translation MEAFIDFCKQMLALGIYNINQIAEFVSWGSITADDYKAITGNDYSETSTVEK
- a CDS encoding GH25 family lysozyme → MPKVKNGVDESSYQAGIDNTKIAGDFILVKATQGTGYINPAMNSQLKTAQKAGKKIGLYHFANAGNYVAEANFFLRIAKPYLKNAILALDYEGAAVPVGGVTWAKNFLDYVYKKTGTKPLIYMSLSDENSYNWRSISGKYYLWVAQYNSMTAHPGYKPRPIYGRLNSWSNSRLAIVQYTPAGRLTGWPGDLDLDYYNGQDIDWDNHAKNETKGDIEMTWHPLVKTTDMGAVCVTKKSDATLWAEPNNDKKLIMVPYGKTVIMQAESDKGFYQVTYKGKTGWVDWRTVITKKNPLFTNPNMHAVCQVTGPAVGHALPGGPKTGRKFKKGDRYKVLRMEKNYLLIGAGKDKWINGKKVNIIL